The following coding sequences lie in one Streptomyces sp. NBC_00510 genomic window:
- a CDS encoding response regulator transcription factor — protein MVRLLLVDDDPLVRAGLRMMLGGAPDVEVVAEAADGGEVAALVQEHSPDVVLMDIRMPVVDGLAATEALRARPGAPEVIVLTTFNTDEHVLRALRAGAAGFVLKDTAPREIVEAVRKVAAGEPVLSPAVTRQLIAQVADSGAGGRGARATARRRLASLGEREHEVALAIGEGRSNADIAAGLHMSVPTVKTHVSRILGKLGLNNRVQIALLVHDADAAGRG, from the coding sequence ATGGTGCGGCTGCTGCTGGTGGACGACGACCCGCTGGTGCGGGCCGGGCTGCGGATGATGCTGGGCGGGGCGCCGGACGTCGAGGTCGTCGCCGAGGCGGCGGACGGCGGCGAGGTGGCGGCCCTGGTCCAGGAGCACTCCCCCGACGTGGTGCTGATGGACATCCGCATGCCCGTCGTGGACGGCCTCGCGGCCACCGAGGCGCTGCGGGCGCGGCCGGGCGCGCCCGAGGTGATCGTGCTGACCACCTTCAACACCGACGAGCACGTGCTGCGGGCGCTGCGCGCGGGCGCGGCGGGCTTCGTCCTGAAGGACACGGCGCCGCGCGAGATCGTCGAGGCGGTACGGAAGGTGGCGGCCGGCGAACCGGTGCTGTCCCCGGCGGTGACACGGCAGTTGATCGCTCAGGTCGCCGACTCCGGCGCCGGAGGAAGGGGTGCGCGGGCCACCGCACGGCGCAGGCTCGCGTCGCTGGGCGAGCGGGAGCACGAGGTGGCCCTCGCCATCGGGGAGGGCCGGTCCAACGCGGACATCGCGGCCGGGCTCCACATGAGCGTGCCGACGGTGAAGACCCACGTCTCCCGCATCCTCGGCAAGCTCGGCCTGAACAACCGGGTCCAGATCGCCCTCCTCGTCCACGACGCGGACGCCGCGGGCCGGGGCTGA
- a CDS encoding histidine kinase, with amino-acid sequence MRRVRKGIVADIAVFLGAAAFSVLSVDGVGAPVGAVEQAVSAAACAALFLRRRWPVQLAVVLLVTGWFAHLVGGPTAVAVFTVAAHRPLRTTAWVAALAFAPLPLFMARGPDPDLPETGSATTFFVIMAGSIGWGLYVRSRRQLLASYAERGRRQAREEIAREMHDVLAHRLSLLSVHAGALEFHPGASPAEIERAAGVIRESAHQALDDLRGIIGVLREPDGSGTADGAGGRPQPTLADLPRLVEESRDAGMRIVLEADDDAVSAAPAASGRTAYRIVQEALTNARKHAPGTEVTVRLAGGPARGLTVEVSNPVPAAAAVVPAIPGAGQGLIGLTERASLAGGDLEHGRAGGDFRLRAWLPWAA; translated from the coding sequence ATGCGACGCGTACGGAAGGGCATCGTCGCCGACATCGCGGTCTTCCTCGGTGCGGCGGCCTTCTCCGTGCTGTCCGTGGACGGGGTGGGTGCCCCGGTCGGGGCCGTCGAGCAGGCGGTCAGCGCGGCCGCGTGCGCGGCGCTCTTCCTGCGGCGGCGGTGGCCGGTGCAGCTGGCGGTGGTGCTGCTGGTGACCGGGTGGTTCGCGCACCTGGTCGGCGGCCCGACCGCGGTGGCGGTCTTCACCGTGGCGGCGCACCGGCCGCTGCGCACGACGGCCTGGGTGGCGGCCCTGGCGTTCGCTCCGCTGCCGCTCTTCATGGCGCGGGGGCCCGACCCGGACCTGCCGGAGACCGGCTCGGCGACGACCTTCTTCGTGATCATGGCGGGCTCGATCGGCTGGGGGCTCTACGTGCGCTCCCGGCGCCAGTTGCTGGCCTCGTACGCCGAGCGCGGACGGCGGCAGGCGCGCGAGGAGATCGCCCGGGAGATGCACGACGTGCTGGCGCACCGGCTGTCGCTGCTGAGCGTCCACGCGGGAGCGCTGGAGTTCCACCCGGGGGCGTCCCCCGCGGAGATCGAGCGGGCCGCCGGGGTGATCCGGGAGAGCGCGCACCAGGCGCTGGACGACCTGCGCGGCATCATCGGCGTCCTGCGCGAGCCGGACGGTTCCGGTACGGCGGACGGCGCGGGCGGACGGCCGCAGCCCACGCTGGCGGACCTGCCGCGGCTGGTCGAGGAGTCCCGGGACGCCGGGATGCGGATCGTGCTGGAGGCGGACGACGACGCGGTGTCGGCGGCGCCCGCCGCCTCGGGGCGCACGGCGTACCGGATCGTGCAGGAAGCGCTGACCAACGCACGCAAGCACGCCCCCGGCACGGAGGTGACCGTGCGGCTCGCCGGCGGTCCGGCGCGGGGGCTGACCGTCGAGGTCAGCAACCCGGTGCCGGCCGCGGCGGCCGTGGTGCCGGCCATCCCCGGCGCCGGGCAGGGGCTGATCGGGCTGACGGAGCGGGCCTCGCTCGCCGGGGGCGACCTGGAGCACGGCCGGGCCGGCGGGGACTTCCGGCTGCGCGCCTGGCTACCGTGGGCGGCGTGA
- a CDS encoding DUF397 domain-containing protein, translated as MTSQLAWYKSSYSGSEGGQCVEVAHAPGAVHVRDSKDPAGPALAFTGEAWTAFVAFVADSTGTPVE; from the coding sequence ATGACGTCCCAACTCGCCTGGTACAAGAGCAGTTACAGCGGCAGCGAGGGCGGCCAGTGCGTCGAGGTGGCCCATGCCCCGGGCGCCGTACACGTGCGGGACTCCAAGGACCCCGCCGGGCCCGCGCTGGCCTTCACCGGCGAAGCGTGGACGGCGTTCGTCGCCTTCGTCGCCGACAGCACCGGGACACCGGTAGAGTAA
- a CDS encoding helix-turn-helix transcriptional regulator has translation MSAKGEGSASMRMFGSVARSLREARGVSTDELAAHVGYSKSLVVKIERGERMPPPAFVERAGTLLGDGGGVLRSAARHLERAEFPSWFEEYAELERAVVSLYTYDTQVINGLLQTEEYARVVLGAYCPTLETEEVERRVRARLARQALLTRAPAPQLAFVIEEWVLRRPVGGRAVHRRQLERLVEAAALRHVTVQVMPLSHEAHAGFDGPMSLLETHDLRLLAYLEVQGRSVLVDGRDEVSKLHQRYAMIRSQALSVGDSARVIEQIAGEL, from the coding sequence GTGTCCGCGAAGGGCGAGGGCTCGGCCAGCATGCGGATGTTCGGTTCCGTGGCGCGGTCCCTGCGGGAGGCGCGTGGGGTGTCGACCGACGAACTGGCCGCGCACGTCGGCTATTCGAAGTCGCTGGTGGTCAAGATCGAGCGCGGCGAGCGGATGCCGCCTCCGGCGTTCGTGGAGAGGGCGGGAACCCTGCTGGGCGACGGCGGCGGGGTGCTGCGGTCCGCGGCGCGCCATCTCGAACGGGCTGAGTTCCCCTCCTGGTTCGAGGAGTACGCGGAGCTGGAGCGGGCGGTGGTGAGCCTCTACACCTACGACACGCAGGTCATCAACGGCCTGCTGCAGACCGAGGAGTACGCCCGCGTCGTGCTCGGCGCCTACTGCCCGACGCTGGAGACGGAGGAGGTCGAGCGCCGGGTGCGGGCCCGGCTGGCCCGGCAGGCACTGCTGACCCGCGCCCCGGCGCCGCAGCTCGCCTTCGTCATCGAGGAGTGGGTGCTGCGCCGCCCGGTCGGCGGACGGGCGGTGCACCGGCGCCAGTTGGAGCGGCTGGTGGAGGCCGCGGCGCTGCGTCATGTGACGGTCCAGGTGATGCCGCTCTCGCACGAGGCCCACGCGGGCTTCGACGGCCCCATGTCGCTGCTGGAGACCCACGATCTGCGGCTGCTCGCCTATCTCGAAGTCCAGGGCCGCAGCGTGCTGGTGGACGGCCGGGACGAGGTCAGCAAACTCCACCAGCGCTATGCGATGATCCGCTCACAGGCCCTCAGCGTGGGGGACTCCGCCAGAGTGATCGAGCAGATTGCGGGGGAGCTATGA
- a CDS encoding ATP-binding protein, with product MTQESPPAAAMRVVAEPARIAEVRRAVREQLRAWGREDLAPAAALCVTEILANVHRHAGSPECELTLDDLAAEGVRATVSDRSPVLPVPAPGPPDWAAERGRGLHLIAAAAHRWGVWPTPDGKQVWVVLR from the coding sequence ATGACGCAGGAATCTCCACCCGCGGCGGCGATGCGCGTCGTCGCCGAGCCCGCCCGCATCGCCGAGGTCCGCCGGGCCGTACGCGAACAGCTCCGCGCCTGGGGGCGCGAGGACCTGGCGCCCGCCGCCGCGCTGTGCGTCACGGAGATACTCGCCAACGTGCACCGGCACGCGGGCTCCCCGGAGTGCGAGCTGACCCTGGACGACCTGGCCGCGGAGGGCGTGCGGGCCACGGTCAGCGACCGCTCCCCCGTCCTGCCGGTCCCGGCCCCCGGGCCGCCGGACTGGGCGGCCGAACGCGGGCGCGGCCTGCACCTGATCGCGGCGGCGGCGCACCGGTGGGGCGTATGGCCGACCCCCGACGGCAAGCAGGTGTGGGTGGTGCTGCGGTGA
- a CDS encoding trehalose-6-phosphate synthase, whose amino-acid sequence MVASHAARVLVASNRGPVSYSLREDGTLTARRGGGGLVSGLSAIGPDADAVWVCAALGEGDRAAVLRSSGGTGRLSTADTGGQHVRMLDIPADTFASAYNGIANSVLWFVHHMLFQTPLEPVFDEDFREQWAAYVAYNAAFADALADEAGQGAAVLVQDYHLALVPQLLRSRRPDLRIGHFSHTPWAPPDYFRVLPDDVAAEVLSGILGADRAGFLTRRWADAFAACCADVLGASVIRDEGSLTITYKGRTTRIGVHGLGADADFLRERAHRPDVDERLASLQEAVGGPDRKVIVRVDRTELSKNIIRGLLAYAQLLRDHPEWQGRVVHIAFAYPSRHDLAVYREYTDEVSDLAEEINEEFATPGWQPVVLHVKDDFARSLAAYRLADVALVNPIRDGMNLVAKEIPVVSEDGVALVLSREAGAYEELADDAFVVNPYDIRATANALHQALSVSHGERAEATKRLAAASTALPPQQWFLDQLRALG is encoded by the coding sequence ATGGTCGCATCGCATGCCGCGCGCGTACTGGTCGCGTCCAACCGCGGCCCCGTGTCGTACAGCCTCCGCGAGGACGGCACGCTCACCGCCCGCCGCGGCGGCGGCGGACTCGTGTCGGGCCTGAGCGCGATCGGGCCGGACGCGGACGCCGTCTGGGTCTGCGCGGCGCTCGGCGAGGGGGACCGGGCCGCCGTCCTGCGCAGTTCCGGGGGTACGGGCCGGCTGTCCACCGCCGACACCGGCGGCCAGCACGTACGGATGCTGGACATCCCGGCGGACACCTTCGCGTCGGCCTACAACGGCATCGCGAACTCGGTGCTGTGGTTCGTCCACCACATGCTGTTCCAGACCCCGCTGGAGCCCGTCTTCGACGAGGACTTCCGCGAGCAGTGGGCGGCGTACGTGGCGTACAACGCCGCCTTCGCCGACGCGCTCGCCGACGAGGCGGGCCAGGGCGCGGCCGTCCTGGTGCAGGACTACCACCTGGCGCTGGTGCCGCAGCTGCTCCGCTCGCGCCGCCCCGACCTGCGCATCGGGCACTTCTCGCACACCCCGTGGGCCCCGCCGGACTACTTCCGCGTGCTGCCCGACGACGTCGCCGCCGAGGTGCTGAGCGGCATCCTCGGCGCCGACCGGGCCGGCTTCCTGACCCGCCGCTGGGCGGACGCCTTCGCCGCGTGCTGCGCCGACGTGCTGGGCGCCTCCGTCATCCGTGACGAGGGCAGCCTCACGATCACGTACAAGGGCCGCACCACGCGGATCGGGGTGCACGGCCTCGGCGCGGACGCCGACTTCCTGCGGGAGCGGGCGCACCGGCCGGACGTCGACGAGCGCCTGGCGTCGCTGCAGGAGGCCGTGGGCGGTCCGGACCGCAAGGTCATCGTGCGCGTGGACCGCACCGAGCTGTCGAAGAACATCATCCGCGGCCTCCTCGCGTACGCGCAGCTGCTGCGCGACCACCCCGAATGGCAGGGGCGCGTGGTGCACATCGCCTTCGCCTACCCCTCCCGTCACGACCTGGCCGTCTACCGGGAGTACACGGACGAGGTCTCCGACTTGGCCGAGGAGATCAACGAGGAGTTCGCCACGCCGGGCTGGCAGCCGGTGGTCCTGCACGTCAAGGACGACTTCGCGCGCTCCCTGGCCGCCTACCGCCTGGCGGACGTCGCGCTGGTCAACCCGATCCGCGACGGCATGAACCTGGTGGCCAAGGAGATCCCGGTCGTCTCGGAGGACGGCGTGGCGCTGGTGCTCTCCCGCGAGGCGGGGGCGTACGAGGAGCTGGCCGACGACGCGTTCGTGGTCAACCCGTACGACATCCGGGCCACCGCCAACGCCCTCCACCAGGCGCTGTCCGTGTCGCACGGCGAGCGGGCCGAGGCCACCAAGCGACTCGCGGCGGCCTCGACGGCGCTCCCCCCGCAGCAGTGGTTCCTGGACCAGCTGCGGGCGCTGGGCTAG
- a CDS encoding glucosyl-3-phosphoglycerate synthase: MLDEVAGWLQRRSWTADHRPLPQLLAAKRAAGARGTVSVVLPALDEEATVGAIVGTIRRELMSEAVPLVDELVVLDSGSTDRTAEVAAAAGAVVVHRDEVLPRLPALPGKGEVLWRSLLVTRGEIVCFVDSDLREFDARFVSGIVGPLLTDPDVQLVKAMYDRPLETGGTVVPAGGGRVTELVARPLLNLHWPQLAGFVQPLGGEYAARRSLLERLPFPVGYGVELGLLVDALNTVGLDALAQVDVGVRHHRHQDGQALGRMAAAIYRTAQIRLARGHLVRPVLTQFDRSPDGGFEPRVHEVATEERPPMRTVPEYAHRAVA, from the coding sequence GTGCTCGACGAGGTGGCCGGCTGGCTGCAACGGCGGTCCTGGACCGCCGACCACAGGCCGCTGCCGCAACTGCTCGCCGCCAAGCGCGCCGCGGGCGCGCGCGGCACGGTCAGCGTCGTGCTGCCCGCCCTCGACGAGGAGGCCACGGTCGGGGCGATCGTCGGGACGATCCGCCGCGAGCTGATGAGCGAGGCGGTGCCGCTGGTCGACGAACTCGTCGTGCTGGACTCCGGGTCGACCGACCGCACGGCCGAGGTCGCCGCGGCCGCGGGCGCGGTCGTCGTCCACCGGGACGAGGTGCTCCCGCGGCTGCCCGCCCTGCCCGGCAAGGGCGAGGTCCTGTGGCGCTCGCTGCTCGTGACGCGCGGGGAGATCGTCTGCTTCGTCGACTCCGACCTGCGCGAGTTCGACGCGCGGTTCGTGTCGGGGATCGTCGGGCCGCTGCTCACGGACCCGGACGTGCAGCTGGTCAAGGCGATGTACGACCGGCCCCTGGAGACCGGCGGCACGGTGGTCCCGGCCGGCGGGGGCCGGGTGACGGAGCTGGTCGCGCGGCCGCTGCTCAACCTGCACTGGCCGCAGCTGGCGGGGTTCGTCCAGCCGCTGGGCGGCGAGTACGCGGCGCGCCGCTCGCTGCTGGAGCGGCTGCCGTTCCCCGTCGGGTACGGGGTCGAGCTCGGGCTGCTGGTGGACGCGCTCAACACGGTCGGGCTCGACGCGCTGGCCCAGGTCGACGTGGGGGTCCGGCACCACCGGCACCAGGACGGCCAGGCGCTGGGCCGCATGGCCGCGGCGATCTACCGGACGGCGCAGATCCGCTTGGCCCGGGGCCATCTCGTGCGGCCCGTCCTCACACAGTTCGACCGGTCCCCGGACGGCGGTTTCGAGCCCCGCGTCCACGAGGTCGCGACGGAAGAGCGCCCCCCGATGCGGACGGTCCCCGAATACGCCCACCGCGCGGTGGCGTAG
- the thrC gene encoding threonine synthase, translating to MAAQTVAPASTDSAFGPASALSCRECGERFPLEPIFACEVCFGPLEVAYDLPGGDPETLRKRIESGPDNIWRYAPLLPVPADVASKPNLNPGFTKLVKADNLARELGVTGGLHIKDDSGNPTHSFKDRVVAIALEAARTFGLTTLSCSSTGNLAGAVGAAAARAGFRSCVFIPHDLEEGKVVMAAVYGGELVGIEGTYDDVNRFCSELIGDPIGEGWGFVNVNLRPYYGEGSKTLAYEICEQLGWRLPDNIVIPIASGSQLTKIDKGLRELIKLGLVEEKPYRIYGAQAAGCSPVSTAFKAGHDVVRPQKPNTIAKSLAIGNPADGPYVLDIARRTGGAVEDVTDEQVVDAIKLLARTEGIFAETAGGVTVGVLRKLIENGQLDPAGETVVLNTGDGLKTLDAVAPTSRPTATIRPSLDAFRAAGLAG from the coding sequence ATGGCTGCGCAGACCGTTGCACCCGCGTCCACCGATTCCGCCTTCGGCCCCGCGTCCGCGCTCTCCTGCCGCGAGTGCGGTGAGCGCTTCCCGCTGGAACCCATCTTCGCCTGCGAGGTCTGTTTCGGGCCGCTCGAAGTGGCGTACGACCTCCCGGGCGGCGACCCCGAGACCCTCCGCAAGCGGATCGAGTCCGGGCCGGACAACATCTGGCGCTACGCGCCGCTGCTGCCCGTCCCCGCGGACGTGGCCTCCAAGCCCAACCTCAACCCGGGCTTCACCAAGCTGGTCAAGGCCGACAACCTCGCCCGCGAACTGGGCGTCACCGGCGGCCTGCACATCAAGGACGACTCCGGCAACCCGACCCACTCCTTCAAGGACCGGGTCGTCGCCATCGCCCTGGAGGCCGCCCGCACCTTCGGCCTCACCACCCTGTCCTGCTCCTCCACCGGCAACCTGGCCGGCGCCGTGGGCGCCGCGGCCGCCCGGGCCGGCTTCCGCTCGTGCGTGTTCATCCCGCACGACCTGGAGGAGGGCAAGGTCGTCATGGCCGCGGTCTACGGCGGCGAGCTGGTCGGCATCGAGGGCACCTACGACGACGTCAACCGCTTCTGCAGCGAGCTGATCGGCGACCCGATCGGCGAGGGCTGGGGCTTCGTCAACGTCAACCTGCGCCCGTACTACGGCGAGGGCTCCAAGACGCTCGCGTACGAGATCTGCGAGCAGCTGGGCTGGCGCCTGCCGGACAACATCGTCATCCCGATCGCCTCGGGCTCGCAGCTGACGAAGATCGACAAGGGGCTGCGGGAGCTGATCAAGCTCGGCCTGGTGGAGGAGAAGCCCTACCGCATCTACGGCGCGCAGGCCGCGGGCTGCTCCCCGGTCTCGACCGCCTTCAAGGCCGGCCACGACGTGGTGCGCCCGCAGAAGCCGAACACGATCGCCAAGTCGCTCGCCATCGGCAACCCGGCCGACGGCCCGTACGTGCTGGACATCGCCCGCCGCACGGGCGGCGCCGTCGAGGACGTCACCGACGAGCAGGTGGTGGACGCCATCAAGCTGCTCGCCCGGACCGAGGGGATCTTCGCCGAGACGGCCGGCGGCGTGACGGTCGGCGTGCTGCGCAAGCTCATCGAGAACGGGCAGCTCGACCCGGCCGGTGAGACCGTCGTCCTCAACACCGGCGACGGCCTCAAGACGCTGGACGCCGTCGCCCCGACCTCCCGCCCCACGGCCACCATCCGCCCGAGCCTCGACGCGTTCCGCGCCGCCGGCCTGGCCGGCTGA
- a CDS encoding MoaD/ThiS family protein, which yields MSATVRIPTILRTYTGGRAEVPAEGGTLSEVIDSLEQSHPGISARVLDDTGKLRRFVNVYVNDDDVRFSEGLQTTVGEGASVSIIPAVAGGC from the coding sequence ATGAGCGCTACCGTCCGCATCCCGACCATCCTCCGCACCTACACCGGCGGCCGTGCCGAGGTCCCCGCCGAGGGCGGCACCCTGTCCGAGGTCATCGACTCGCTGGAGCAGAGCCACCCCGGCATCTCCGCGCGGGTCCTGGACGACACGGGCAAGCTGCGCCGTTTCGTGAACGTCTACGTCAACGACGACGACGTCCGCTTCTCCGAGGGTCTGCAGACCACGGTGGGCGAGGGCGCGTCCGTCTCGATCATCCCGGCGGTCGCCGGAGGCTGCTGA
- a CDS encoding cold-shock protein: MAQGTVKWFNAEKGYGFIAVDGGADVFVHYSAIQMDGYRTLEEGQRVEFEISQGQKGPQADMVRLAAG; encoded by the coding sequence ATGGCTCAGGGCACCGTCAAGTGGTTCAACGCGGAGAAGGGCTACGGCTTCATCGCGGTCGACGGTGGTGCGGACGTCTTCGTGCACTACAGCGCGATCCAGATGGACGGCTACCGCACCCTCGAGGAAGGTCAGCGGGTCGAGTTCGAGATCTCGCAGGGCCAGAAGGGGCCGCAGGCGGACATGGTCCGTCTCGCAGCCGGCTGA